The proteins below come from a single Triticum aestivum cultivar Chinese Spring chromosome 5D, IWGSC CS RefSeq v2.1, whole genome shotgun sequence genomic window:
- the LOC123121716 gene encoding probable N-succinyldiaminopimelate aminotransferase DapC, translated as MNLAAPISTSTSTSTSTAVRPHAHGLMPLNLPSAASSSLRRSIFASLRKKISPMASAPASASAALSTAAPADNGAAKPTEQRPVQVAKRLEKFKTTIFTQMSMLAVKHGAINLGQGFPNFDGPDFVKEAAIEAIKAGKNQYARGYGVPELNSAVAERFLKDSGLQIDPDKEVTVTSGCTEAIAATILGLINPGDEVILFAPFYDSYEATLSMAGANVKAITLRPPDFAVPLEELKAAVSKNTRAIMINTPHNPTGKMFTREELEFIADLCKENDVLLFADEVYDKLAFEADHISMASIPGMYERTVTMNSLGKTFSLTGWKIGWAIAPPHLTWGVRQAHSFLTFATSTPMQSAAAAALRAPDSYFEELKRDYGAKKALLVDGLKAAGFIVYPSSGTYFVMVDHTPFGFDNDIEFCEYLIREVGVVAIPPSVFYLNPEDGKNLVRFTFCKDDDTLRAAVDRMKAKLRKK; from the exons ATGAATCTGGCCGCCCCcatctccacctccacctccacctccacctccacggcCGTCCGTCCCCATGCCCATGGGCTCATGCCATTAAACCtcccctccgccgcctcctcctcgctcCGTCGCTCCATCTTCGCCTCcctccggaagaagatctccccGATGGCATCcgcccccgcctccgcctccgcagCCCTCTCCACGGCCGCCCCCGCCGACAACGGCGCCGCCAAGCCCACGGAGCAGCGGCCCGTACAG GTGGCGAAGCGATTGGAGAAGTTTAAAACAACAATTTTTACGCAGATGAGCATGCTCGCGGTGAAGCATGGAGCAATAAACCTTGGTCAGGGCTTTCCCAATTTTGATGGCCCTGACTTTGTCAAAGAGGCTGCTATCGAGGCTATCAAAGCTGGAAAGAATCAGTATGCAAGAGGATATGGTGTGCCTGAACTGAACTCAGCTGTTGCTGAAAGATTTCTCAAGGACAGTGGGTTGCAGATCGATCCTGATAAGGAAGTTACTGTTACATCAGGGTGCACAGAAGCAATAGCTGCAACGATATTGGGTCTGATCAACCCTGGGGATGAAGTGATCTTGTTTGCTCCATTCTATGATTCTTATGAGGCTACACTGTCCATGGCTGGTGCGAATGTCAAAGCCATTACACTCCGCCCTCCGGACTTTGCAGTCCCTCTTGAAGAGCTCAAGGCTGCAGTCTCGAAGAACACCAGAGCAATAATGATCAATACACCTCACAACCCTACTGGGAAAATGTTTACAAGGGAGGAACTTGAATTCATTGCTGATCTCTGCAAGGAAAATGACGTGTTGCTCTTTGCTGATGAGGTCTATGACAAGCTGGCATTTGAGGCGGATCATATATCAATGGCCTCTATTCCTGGCATGTATGAGAGGACCGTCACCATGAACTCTCTGGGGAAGACGTTCTCCTTGACCGGATGGAAGATCGGCTGGGCGATAGCGCCGCCGCACCTGACATGGGGCGTGAGGCAGGCACACTCCTTCCTCACATTCGCCACCTCCACGCCGATGCAATCAGCAGCGGCGGCAGCTCTGAGAGCACCAGACAGCTACTTCGAGGAGCTGAAGCGGGACTACGGCGCAAAGAAAGCGCTGCTGGTCGACGGGCTCAAGGCCGCGGGCTTCATCGTCTACCCGTCAAGCGGAACCTACTTCGTGATGGTCGACCACACCCCGTTCGGGTTCGACAACGACATCGAGTTCTGCGAGTACTTGATCCGCGAGGTGGGCGTGGTGGCCATCCCGCCGAGCGTGTTCTACCTGAACCCCGAGGACGGGAAGAACCTGGTGAGGTTCACCTTCTGCAAGGACGACGACACGCTGAGGGCCGCGGTGGACCGGATGAAGGCCAAGCTCAGGAAGAAGTGA
- the LOC123121717 gene encoding junctophilin-4, whose translation MDGHGAGGSGIGGAGKLTRTPSSLLRSSTVRNCSSFQAVLVEDPEPDDKKSQAPAQGKALHPHGLRPGGPPHPALILALPLALLLLLLLLRDDRHLLLLAAAATAALAAAAAAARLLRGRLRMRRSPQSGSVQWFIGDEDDRPHHARDTKSRTAAHGRVVREGVEFYSNGDCYEGEFHKGRCNGSGVYNFFGKGKYEGDWVDGKYDGYGIESWARGSRYRGQYRQGLRHGHGVYRFYSGDCYAGEWAGGQSHGIGAQTCSDGSSYVGEFKCGVKHGLGSYHFRNGDRYAGEYFGDKIHGFGVYRFANGHCYEGSWHEGKKQGFGMYTFRNGDKRSGEWDFGTLKSPLPPTDPSVERAVQAAQRAAENAFHLPRVDEQVHKVVMAANRAATAARVAAIKAVQNRMDGKFCDTYV comes from the exons atgGACGGCCACGGGGCCGGCGGCTCCGGCATAGGAGGCGCGGGCAAGCTCACGCGAACGCCCTCCTCGCTGCTGCGCTCCTCGACTGTGCGCAACTGCTCCTCCTTCCAGGCGGTCCTGGTCGAGGACCCCGAGCCCGACGACAAGAAGTCGCAGGCGCCGGCGCAGGGCAAGGCGCTGCACCCGCACGGCCTCCGCCCCGGCGGCCCGCCCCACCCGGCCCTCATCCTCGCGCTCCCCCTCGCcctgctcctcctcctgctcctcctccgcgacgaccgccacctcctcctcctcgcggccgccgccaccgccgcgctcgccgcggcggccgcggccgcgcgcctcctccgcggccgcctGCGGATGCGCCGCTCCCCGCAGTCCGGCTCCGTGCAGTGGTTCATCGGCGACGAGGACGACAGGCCGCACCACGCCCGCGACACCAAGAGCAGGACCGCCGCGCACGGCCGCGTGGTGCGGGAGGGCGTCGAGTTCTACAGCAATGGGGACTGCTACGAGGGGGAGTTCCACAAGGGCCGCTGCAACGGCAGCGGCGTCTACAACTTCTTCGGCAAGGGCAAGTACGAGGGGGACTGGGTGGACGGCAAGTACGACGGCTACGGCATCGAGAGCTGGGCGCGCGGCAGCCGCTACCGCGGCCAGTaccgccagggcctccgccacgGCCACGGGGTCTACCGCTTCTACAGCGGCGACTGCTACGCCGGCGAGTGGGCCGGCGGCCAGAGCCACGGCATCGGCGCGCAGACCTGCTCCGACGGGAGCTCCTATGTAGGGGAGTTCAAGTGCGGCGTCAAGCACGGCCTCGGCAGCTACCATTTCCG AAATGGCGATCGCTATGCCGGGGAGTACTTTGGGGACAAGATCCATGGCTTCGGTGTCTACCGCTTTGCCAATGGCCATTGCTACGAAGGCTCCTGGCATGAAGGCAAGAAGCAGGGGTTCGGAATGTACACTTTTCGGAACGGCGACAAGCGATCGGGGGAGTGGGACTTTGGGACTCTCAAGAGCCCCCTGCCCCCAACAGATCCTTCCGTCGAGCGTGCCGTGCAG GCTGCACAACGGGCCGCGGAGAACGCCTTCCACCTGCCGAGAGTCGACGAGCAGGTGCACAAGGTGGTCATGGCCGCGAACAGGGCAGCCACGGCGGCCCGGGTGGCGGCGATCAAGGCAGTCCAGAACAGGATGGACGGCAAATTCTGCGATACCTATGTGTGA